The genomic stretch GGCCGAGGAGGGAGGAGTTGACCTCATCTGCGTTCCTGTTCACAAGCTCAATGAGCCTGTATATCCGACTGTGCTTCACATCCTCGTCCACCTGATCCGCCATACGGGCAGCACTGGTGCCCTCTCGCGGAGAGTAGATGAAAGTGAACGCAGCATCGAATCTTGCTTGGTCCACAATCCTCAGGGTGTCCTGGAAATCCTCCTCGGTTTCGCCTGGGAAGCCGACCATGATATCGGTTGTTATCGATGCCCCGGGGATGGCCTTTCTGATCCGGGTGAGCAGGGAGAGATACTGTTCAGCCGTGTATCCCCGGTTCATCTGGGCCAGGACTCTGTTGCTCCCCGCCTGAAGAGGCAGGTGGAAATGCTCGCACACCTTGCTGCAGGATGAGCAGGCTTCAATCATCTTGTCGGTGAAATCACGAGGGTGCGACGTAGTGAATCTGATCCTGGTTATCCCGTCCACATCGTTCACGGCTCGGAGCAGGTCCGCAAAATCAGGCGCAGCTCCGCGCTCCGATCCTAGGCCCTTGCCGTAGGAATTCACGTTCTGACCCAGGAGCGTTGCCTCGCGATATCCATCACGAGCGAGTGCCCGGACCTCCTCCACCACATCCCGCAGCCGCCTGCTTCGTTCTCTGCCTCGTACATACGGCACTATGCAGTAAGTGCAGAAGTTGTCGCATCCGTAGGTGATATTCACGAAGGCCTTGTGCCCGAAAGCGCGGAGCGCAGGAAGGCCTTCGGCGATCTCGCCAGGGTCATCCCACACCTCGATGACCCGCTCCCCCGCCGCCACTCGCTGTAGGAGTTCCGGGAGGCGGTGGATGTTGTGGGTCCCGAACACAAGATCCACCCACGGCATCTTCTCAAGTATCATGTTGCGCACGTGCTGCTCCTGAACCATGCATCCGCATATCCCAA from Clostridia bacterium encodes the following:
- the miaB gene encoding tRNA (N6-isopentenyl adenosine(37)-C2)-methylthiotransferase MiaB, translated to MKQIGRSAKVVAFGCQMNERDSETILGLLAGMGYSQARSTNEADVVIFVTCCVRENAENRAIGNLGDMKRLREKKPGMIVGICGCMVQEQHVRNMILEKMPWVDLVFGTHNIHRLPELLQRVAAGERVIEVWDDPGEIAEGLPALRAFGHKAFVNITYGCDNFCTYCIVPYVRGRERSRRLRDVVEEVRALARDGYREATLLGQNVNSYGKGLGSERGAAPDFADLLRAVNDVDGITRIRFTTSHPRDFTDKMIEACSSCSKVCEHFHLPLQAGSNRVLAQMNRGYTAEQYLSLLTRIRKAIPGASITTDIMVGFPGETEEDFQDTLRIVDQARFDAAFTFIYSPREGTSAARMADQVDEDVKHSRIYRLIELVNRNADEVNSSLLGQTVEVMAEGPSERDPEVMSGRTRTNKMVHWRASAPLAPGDLAMVRVTEPHTWTLHAEEIGGAG